The following coding sequences lie in one Capnocytophaga stomatis genomic window:
- a CDS encoding DUF6261 family protein — MEKLVKIKNIYLTRLNNAQYLHFMIEVEKLVRTATLEKLQISEKLFQRLQENIKILTEKAYENRSEQQTKELLKLDKERDNIVRYVLANIRNERKSYIVKRKEAAESLYEATKNYKNVPSMGYKEESVAIRALLSDLAIEKNAKDITTLGLAATLEHLRTLNESFEEQLGDRTFVQSSKETGSTKKVRKETNLIYDEIALRAQSQSIAIPSEEASTFVTVLNKLIDDSLVLSRSKQKPEASE; from the coding sequence ATGGAAAAATTAGTAAAAATCAAAAACATTTATTTAACAAGGTTGAATAATGCACAGTATTTACACTTTATGATTGAAGTGGAAAAATTAGTTCGAACTGCTACGCTGGAAAAACTGCAAATAAGCGAAAAATTATTTCAAAGATTGCAGGAAAACATCAAAATTCTAACAGAAAAAGCGTACGAAAATCGTTCCGAACAACAAACTAAAGAGTTATTGAAGCTGGATAAAGAACGTGATAACATTGTCAGATATGTGTTGGCAAATATTCGTAACGAACGCAAGTCGTACATTGTTAAACGCAAAGAAGCTGCTGAAAGCCTATATGAAGCAACCAAAAATTACAAAAATGTGCCTTCAATGGGATACAAAGAAGAATCGGTTGCCATTCGTGCCTTATTAAGCGACCTTGCCATAGAAAAAAATGCTAAAGACATCACCACATTAGGGCTTGCCGCAACATTGGAACATCTTAGAACATTGAACGAAAGCTTTGAAGAACAATTGGGCGACCGAACTTTTGTGCAATCTTCCAAAGAAACAGGAAGCACGAAAAAGGTTCGTAAAGAAACCAATCTCATTTATGATGAAATTGCCTTGAGAGCTCAATCGCAAAGCATCGCAATTCCGTCAGAAGAGGCGAGTACTTTTGTTACAGTGTTAAACAAACTTATTGACGATTCTTTAGTTTTAAGCCGCTCCAAACAAAAACCTGAGGCTTCGGAATAG
- a CDS encoding ISAs1 family transposase, with product MDLVSYFSDIEDFRMVNKCNHLLSDILLIGLFTYLSNGEDYEDMVLFAENHPDFVREYCKLPNGVPSHDTFNRVFSSLDTSVLNKCLMDCGKAILDTLGEKQICIDGKKIKGVNPRSRGNTGLYIVNAWVSENELCIGQKKVADKSNEITAIPEIINSLDIENAVVSIDAMGCQKEIASVIMAKKGHYLLSLKSNQSELFEDVVCGFKARSSDCFSEEWEYSSSRFETRKCRILQAKDVLLDENLSVWAGLKTLIQIESERHLGADIQKETRYYISSEEGLSADYFNELVRGHWGIENKLHWHLDVTFREDSCRARAGFSAENLSALRKLALQMIKNQKDKLSLKKRRLKAAYNTDYLKDIIQNFSCV from the coding sequence ATGGATTTAGTGAGTTATTTTTCTGACATTGAGGATTTTCGTATGGTGAACAAATGCAATCATCTTCTTTCTGACATACTTCTCATTGGGCTTTTCACCTATTTGAGCAACGGCGAAGACTACGAAGATATGGTATTATTTGCTGAAAATCACCCTGATTTTGTGCGTGAATATTGTAAGCTTCCCAACGGAGTACCCTCCCACGATACCTTTAATCGAGTTTTTAGTTCGCTGGATACTAGCGTTTTAAACAAATGCTTAATGGATTGTGGTAAAGCCATTTTGGACACGCTTGGCGAAAAACAAATTTGCATTGATGGTAAAAAGATTAAAGGTGTAAATCCTAGAAGTCGTGGAAATACAGGGCTTTACATTGTAAATGCTTGGGTGAGCGAAAACGAACTTTGCATCGGACAGAAAAAAGTAGCAGACAAATCCAATGAAATAACGGCTATTCCTGAAATCATCAATAGTTTAGATATTGAAAATGCGGTAGTTAGCATTGATGCGATGGGCTGTCAGAAAGAAATAGCATCTGTAATTATGGCGAAAAAAGGGCATTATTTACTGTCTTTAAAATCGAATCAATCAGAATTATTTGAGGATGTGGTCTGCGGATTTAAAGCCAGGTCAAGTGATTGTTTTTCAGAAGAATGGGAATATTCTTCGTCTCGATTTGAAACTCGTAAATGCCGTATTTTACAAGCGAAAGATGTGTTGCTTGATGAAAATTTATCGGTTTGGGCGGGGTTGAAAACCCTGATTCAAATTGAATCTGAAAGGCATTTAGGTGCTGATATTCAGAAAGAAACGAGGTATTACATCAGCAGTGAAGAGGGCTTATCTGCGGATTATTTCAATGAATTAGTTCGTGGGCATTGGGGGATTGAGAATAAATTGCATTGGCATTTGGATGTAACATTTCGGGAGGATTCGTGCCGAGCCAGAGCAGGATTTTCGGCTGAAAACCTATCTGCTCTGCGGAAATTAGCCTTACAAATGATTAAAAATCAAAAAGATAAATTAAGCTTAAAGAAACGAAGACTCAAAGCCGCCTACAATACAGATTACTTAAAAGATATTATCCAAAATTTTTCATGCGTTTGA
- a CDS encoding TlpA family protein disulfide reductase: protein MKRSITALLAVILLQACEKKAPDYVVLSGKFAKPQGEKITVKSHDFEKEIAINADGSFSDTLHIAHNGMYRIGRKHIYLHKGKNVSFSTDNETMEPITYTGDLAVENNYLADKDKTTGEELRALGKHLYSFEEPEFLNKVNELTNKQKEMLNAITPSVADFKENELKNINYGKDYWLANYEFYHGYFIKNNNFKVSDNFPKVTTTDFDNEADFNFSPRYADLIMSKFQKDISDEYEKRTTGVAEGEMSDEDSEKIYRDLIIENFKKTKSRNIKNSIASSQIMSGGIPDAKTLDFFYNDLVSNVTNEDFKKVLNERYEKIKALEAGKPSPSFNFENHKGGTTSLEDFKGKVVYVDVWATWCGPCIGEIPHLKELEKQYHGKNIEFVSISVDEKRNYEKWKQFVTDQGLVGTQLIADNDWKSDFVTNYLISGIPRFILIDTEGKIVSADAPRPSNKKIVELFTQLGL, encoded by the coding sequence ATGAAAAGAAGTATCACCGCACTTTTAGCCGTTATTTTGCTCCAAGCGTGCGAAAAAAAAGCACCTGATTACGTAGTTCTTTCAGGAAAATTTGCCAAACCACAAGGCGAAAAGATTACTGTAAAAAGCCACGACTTTGAAAAAGAAATTGCCATCAATGCCGATGGGTCATTTTCCGACACATTACACATTGCACACAATGGTATGTACAGAATAGGTCGTAAACATATTTATCTGCACAAAGGCAAAAACGTATCCTTCAGCACAGATAATGAGACGATGGAACCTATCACATACACAGGTGATTTGGCTGTAGAAAACAATTACCTTGCCGATAAAGACAAAACAACAGGTGAGGAATTAAGAGCTTTGGGAAAACATCTATACTCATTTGAGGAGCCCGAATTTCTCAACAAAGTAAACGAGCTTACAAATAAGCAAAAGGAAATGCTTAACGCAATTACGCCTTCTGTTGCTGATTTTAAAGAAAACGAGTTAAAAAACATCAACTACGGAAAAGATTACTGGCTTGCGAACTACGAATTTTATCACGGATATTTTATCAAAAATAACAACTTCAAAGTTTCTGATAATTTCCCAAAAGTAACAACAACTGATTTTGACAACGAGGCTGATTTTAATTTTTCACCAAGATATGCCGACCTTATAATGTCAAAATTCCAAAAAGACATCTCTGACGAGTACGAAAAGAGAACCACAGGAGTTGCCGAAGGAGAAATGAGCGATGAAGACTCTGAAAAAATATACAGAGACCTTATCATTGAGAATTTCAAGAAAACAAAAAGTAGAAACATCAAAAACAGCATCGCATCATCTCAAATAATGAGTGGTGGCATTCCTGATGCAAAAACTTTGGACTTTTTCTATAATGACTTGGTTAGCAATGTTACAAACGAGGATTTCAAAAAAGTTCTTAACGAACGCTACGAGAAAATCAAAGCCTTAGAAGCTGGCAAGCCGTCTCCTTCTTTCAACTTCGAGAATCACAAAGGGGGAACTACGTCGCTTGAGGATTTTAAAGGAAAAGTAGTTTATGTGGACGTTTGGGCTACGTGGTGCGGTCCTTGCATTGGTGAAATTCCTCATTTAAAAGAGCTTGAAAAACAATATCACGGAAAAAACATTGAATTCGTGAGCATCTCGGTTGATGAAAAAAGAAATTACGAAAAATGGAAACAATTTGTTACTGACCAAGGTTTGGTAGGTACGCAACTTATTGCAGATAATGATTGGAAATCTGATTTCGTAACAAATTACCTTATTTCAGGCATTCCGCGTTTTATTTTGATTGACACCGAAGGAAAAATCGTTAGTGCAGATGCTCCAAGACCGTCAAACAAAAAAATCGTTGAGCTTTTCACTCAATTAGGACTGTAA
- a CDS encoding dihydroorotase, translating to MKTLIKNAHIVNENQIFKSDLLINGNRIEKIASEISAENNYKIIDANGKYLLPGVIDDQVHFREPGLTHKANIATESAAAVAGGVTTFFEQPNTVPQTTTIELLEEKFAIASKTSFANYSFFLGGTNDNLEQLKRLDRNACVGIKLFLGSSTGNMLVDDEKIIENIFSNIDLVIAAHCEDEQTIRKNTELYTQRYGERIPMEKHPLIRSHEACFLSSSKAIRLAEKTGARLHVFHLSTAQETELFRSDIPLKDKKITAEVCVHHLWFSDEDYTQKGSLIKWNPAVKTANDRSSLWKALLDDRLDVIATDHAPHTLEEKHNDIYSKIPSGGPLVQHSLVAMLENVRNGKISIEKIVEKMCHNPAILFEVKDRGFIREGYYADLVLVDLNNPWQVSKENILYKCGWSPFEGNTFHSKIIATFVGGNLVYENGKVNPIPQGIRITFNR from the coding sequence ATGAAAACACTTATCAAAAACGCACATATAGTTAATGAAAATCAGATTTTTAAAAGCGATTTATTAATTAACGGAAATCGCATAGAGAAAATCGCTTCTGAAATTTCTGCCGAAAATAATTACAAAATTATTGATGCCAACGGAAAATATTTACTTCCCGGCGTAATTGACGACCAAGTGCATTTCCGCGAACCCGGACTCACGCATAAAGCTAACATCGCTACAGAAAGTGCTGCGGCTGTGGCTGGTGGCGTTACAACGTTCTTTGAACAACCTAACACCGTTCCGCAAACTACAACCATTGAACTATTGGAAGAGAAATTTGCAATAGCTTCCAAAACATCGTTTGCGAATTATTCATTTTTCCTTGGCGGAACGAATGATAATTTAGAGCAACTCAAACGATTAGACCGCAATGCTTGCGTGGGGATAAAACTTTTCTTGGGTTCTTCAACAGGAAATATGTTGGTAGATGATGAAAAAATTATCGAAAATATTTTTTCAAATATTGATTTGGTCATCGCCGCTCATTGTGAAGACGAGCAAACCATTCGCAAAAATACGGAATTGTACACTCAGCGTTATGGCGAACGCATTCCGATGGAAAAACATCCACTCATCCGAAGCCACGAAGCTTGTTTTCTATCCTCATCAAAAGCCATTCGTTTAGCAGAAAAGACAGGTGCGAGGTTACACGTTTTTCATCTTTCCACAGCTCAGGAAACAGAACTCTTCAGAAGTGATATCCCTCTGAAAGACAAAAAAATAACCGCCGAAGTGTGCGTACATCATTTGTGGTTTTCCGATGAAGATTACACGCAAAAAGGAAGCCTCATCAAATGGAATCCTGCCGTAAAAACTGCAAACGACCGCTCTTCATTATGGAAAGCCTTGTTAGATGACAGATTGGACGTGATTGCTACCGACCACGCCCCGCACACACTTGAAGAAAAACATAATGACATTTATTCAAAAATTCCTTCAGGAGGTCCTTTAGTACAGCACTCTCTCGTGGCAATGCTTGAAAATGTACGAAATGGGAAAATTTCCATCGAAAAAATTGTAGAAAAAATGTGCCACAATCCTGCCATTTTGTTTGAAGTAAAAGACCGCGGATTCATTCGAGAAGGCTATTACGCCGATTTGGTTTTGGTTGACTTGAACAATCCTTGGCAAGTAAGTAAAGAAAACATTTTGTACAAATGCGGTTGGTCACCTTTTGAAGGGAATACATTTCATTCAAAAATAATTGCTACCTTTGTCGGCGGAAATTTAGTTTATGAAAACGGAAAAGTCAATCCAATTCCGCAAGGAATACGGATTACTTTCAATCGCTAA
- a CDS encoding uracil-DNA glycosylase: MEVNIHPSWKAHLSTEFEKDYFQKLVTFVKNEYAQGVCYPKGSQIFSAFEHCPFENVKVVIIGQDPYHGVNQANGLCFSVQDGIEHPPSLINIFKEIEQDLGIPYPISGNLERWASQGVLLLNATLTVRANQAGSHQNQGWETFTDSVIRAVSEESNQVVFLLWGGYAKKKSALIDASKHCILTSGHPSPLSANRGYWFGNKHFSKTNDFLNSVGKSPIQW, encoded by the coding sequence ATGGAAGTAAACATTCATCCCTCTTGGAAAGCTCATTTATCAACGGAATTTGAAAAAGATTATTTTCAAAAATTAGTCACCTTCGTAAAAAATGAATATGCTCAAGGGGTTTGCTACCCAAAGGGAAGTCAAATATTTTCAGCCTTTGAACACTGTCCTTTTGAAAATGTAAAAGTGGTAATAATAGGGCAAGACCCATATCACGGTGTAAACCAAGCAAATGGACTTTGTTTTTCCGTACAAGACGGCATTGAACATCCGCCTTCACTCATTAATATTTTCAAGGAAATTGAACAAGATTTGGGCATTCCTTATCCGATAAGCGGAAATTTAGAACGATGGGCTTCACAAGGTGTTTTACTTTTGAATGCTACACTGACAGTTCGTGCAAATCAAGCAGGAAGCCATCAAAATCAGGGTTGGGAAACGTTTACCGATTCGGTTATTCGTGCTGTTTCAGAAGAAAGCAATCAGGTTGTATTTTTGCTTTGGGGCGGATATGCCAAGAAAAAATCTGCTTTGATTGATGCTTCCAAACATTGTATTTTAACCTCCGGGCATCCATCACCTTTGAGTGCCAATCGAGGATATTGGTTTGGAAATAAACACTTTAGTAAAACTAATGATTTTTTAAATTCCGTAGGAAAATCCCCAATTCAATGGTAA
- a CDS encoding DUF4271 domain-containing protein: MESKLLQEAFLSWVFPLFLFIFVIIALLKAAYPHHFSEYLKLPFNNKYIIIYEKKERKVQLFTVISFFLQWFSLSLFFYIWGQFFNINLSPSMGFLFLDIAFAILCFLSAKLLFQKWISYLFELKGFSKIYIFSRIAYSSYASVLIITLLFFLMYSTSLHKIYFYTLLTTLLIINILSWINIIKMNQKSIKPYIVYFILYLCTFEIAPYVFLIYKSDFL, from the coding sequence TTGGAATCCAAACTACTGCAAGAAGCATTCTTATCTTGGGTATTCCCACTTTTTCTTTTCATTTTCGTGATAATTGCTCTTCTGAAAGCCGCTTATCCGCATCATTTTTCAGAATATTTGAAACTTCCTTTTAATAATAAATATATCATCATTTACGAAAAGAAAGAACGGAAAGTACAGCTTTTCACAGTGATTTCATTTTTTTTGCAATGGTTTTCACTGAGTTTGTTTTTCTACATTTGGGGGCAATTTTTCAACATAAATCTTTCCCCAAGTATGGGATTCCTTTTTTTGGATATAGCTTTTGCCATTTTGTGTTTTTTGTCAGCTAAGTTATTGTTTCAAAAATGGATAAGCTATTTATTTGAATTAAAAGGATTTAGCAAAATTTATATTTTTAGCCGAATTGCCTATTCCAGTTATGCTTCAGTTTTGATAATCACATTGTTATTTTTTCTGATGTACTCAACTTCATTACATAAAATTTACTTTTACACACTTCTGACAACACTACTAATTATCAACATTTTAAGCTGGATTAACATAATTAAAATGAATCAAAAATCAATAAAACCCTACATTGTTTATTTTATTTTGTATCTTTGCACCTTTGAAATAGCACCTTACGTATTTTTAATCTATAAAAGTGATTTTTTATAG
- a CDS encoding UvrD-helicase domain-containing protein, whose amino-acid sequence MQSSSSYTIYNASAGSGKTYSLAKSYLKIILSSKNSELFRSLLAITFTNKAVFEMKNRIIEYLTVFSDEKSLSEPDAMFKELCKELKLAPMELKMRSEDVLKHILHNYASFNISTIDGFNHQLIRSFAFDLHLNQFFEVQLDAKTLLQRAVDNLLNLAGTDEELTNLLTEFSNDKIKEDKNWDIAGELFRVAGMLTNENHHWELSNLKKKDLEDFKALKKNLFKKKNESVATIKETAASFLNLLDENNLDKSAFKGGYVYNFFEKLNENPERELPWGAAWQEKLATEPLYAKTNAKFLDTDLIDSLQPQIFSYFLSVKEAFGLFNFSKNALRFVVPLALLNRIQNEIELIKDEENILPIWEFNEVISGEIASQPVPFIYERIGERYRHYFIDEFQDTSVLQWKNLIPLILNAVQSESIAKQKGSLLLVGDAKQSIYRWRGGKAEQFMSLYSNEENPFFIKGQTINLEDNYRSLETIINFNNHFFSFIANKFQSEKYRELYLNAMQNYPETKRNKLLPEGYLSIQFVDLKATDLAEDFEENTSDESSIFDIFTEKEITYCNAIFEAINHANKSGAEDKDITILVRTNREGSAVASFLSSKGKNIISPDSLLLKNIVSIQFLISLLHLLHNKNSQELKVKMLFEYAGLKSIEQVHNFITKYMNEPVEKFFADHNFSANEFHSHSLYEGVTLLINCFDLSRKSDAYLTHFLDLIFDFKNTHKGGLSEFLTFWEEEKEKLSISLPEGLNAITIMTVHKSKGLSAPVIIYAFADSKLIESRNETIWYPVSSKDFNGFETLLVQSSKSLVNFEPKAEEIIRQHHEQHLLDQINVLYVAMTRPESFLYVITSLPKAAEKKNTESDTKSETYGSLFKSFIEEKGQWNDDFLKYEFGSPVFPVKDKKQTSTTEGLIYFQKGWATPNYKIATGASLLWDTSRKESIEKGNLMHELLAKVVYHYDLEPVLKNALAEGILTDEQYKIVLQQLLKLIQDEKISEYFSENYTYFIEKEFIDKSGKFFRPDRIAFNPINKQAVIIDYKTGKPNEKHHLQMQTYANILSDLGWEVIGKYLIYLDEDKIVKS is encoded by the coding sequence ATGCAATCTTCATCTTCTTATACCATTTATAATGCTTCTGCGGGTTCGGGGAAGACGTACAGTCTTGCCAAATCATACTTGAAAATCATCTTATCGAGCAAAAATTCGGAGTTATTCAGAAGTTTACTGGCAATAACCTTCACAAACAAGGCTGTTTTTGAGATGAAAAACAGAATTATAGAATATCTCACCGTATTTTCAGATGAAAAAAGCCTATCCGAACCCGATGCAATGTTCAAAGAACTTTGTAAAGAACTGAAACTTGCACCAATGGAGCTAAAAATGCGTTCGGAAGATGTACTTAAACACATTCTGCATAATTACGCTTCTTTTAATATCAGTACCATCGACGGTTTTAATCACCAACTAATTCGCAGCTTTGCTTTTGATTTGCACCTGAATCAATTTTTTGAAGTTCAGTTAGATGCCAAAACATTATTGCAACGTGCAGTTGATAATTTGCTAAATTTGGCAGGAACTGATGAAGAATTAACTAATTTGCTTACAGAATTTTCAAATGATAAGATAAAAGAAGATAAAAACTGGGATATTGCCGGAGAACTTTTTCGGGTAGCCGGTATGCTTACCAATGAAAATCATCACTGGGAACTCAGCAATTTAAAGAAGAAAGATTTAGAAGATTTCAAAGCCTTAAAAAAGAATTTATTCAAGAAAAAAAATGAATCGGTTGCAACAATAAAAGAAACAGCCGCTTCATTTTTAAATCTGTTAGATGAAAATAATTTGGATAAATCTGCTTTTAAAGGCGGTTACGTATATAATTTTTTTGAAAAACTTAATGAAAATCCGGAACGAGAACTTCCTTGGGGAGCTGCCTGGCAGGAAAAATTAGCTACAGAACCTTTGTACGCTAAAACCAATGCAAAATTTTTGGACACAGATTTAATTGATAGCCTTCAGCCACAGATTTTCTCTTATTTTTTATCTGTTAAGGAAGCCTTTGGTCTGTTTAACTTCTCAAAAAATGCACTTCGGTTTGTTGTGCCTTTAGCCTTGCTCAATCGTATTCAAAATGAAATAGAACTCATAAAAGACGAAGAAAATATTTTACCGATTTGGGAATTTAATGAGGTTATTTCCGGCGAAATAGCTTCTCAGCCTGTTCCGTTTATATACGAACGCATCGGAGAACGTTACAGACATTATTTCATTGACGAGTTTCAAGATACTTCCGTTTTGCAATGGAAAAATCTTATTCCGCTTATTTTAAATGCTGTGCAAAGTGAAAGCATTGCAAAACAAAAAGGAAGTTTATTATTGGTGGGAGATGCGAAACAATCCATCTACCGATGGCGTGGCGGAAAGGCAGAACAATTTATGAGTTTGTATTCCAATGAAGAAAATCCTTTTTTCATCAAGGGGCAAACCATAAATTTAGAAGATAATTACCGAAGCCTTGAAACTATTATCAATTTCAACAATCATTTCTTTAGTTTCATTGCAAACAAGTTTCAATCGGAAAAATACAGAGAGTTGTACTTAAATGCAATGCAGAATTATCCTGAAACAAAACGAAATAAACTTTTGCCGGAAGGATATTTAAGCATTCAGTTTGTGGATTTAAAAGCAACCGACCTTGCAGAAGATTTTGAAGAAAACACCTCTGACGAAAGTAGTATTTTTGATATTTTTACAGAAAAAGAAATAACGTACTGTAACGCAATTTTTGAGGCAATCAATCACGCCAACAAATCGGGAGCAGAAGATAAAGATATTACCATTTTGGTTCGCACAAATAGGGAAGGCTCCGCGGTTGCTTCTTTCTTGTCCTCAAAAGGAAAGAATATCATTTCTCCTGATTCATTATTGCTTAAGAATATTGTTTCCATACAATTTTTAATCTCGTTGTTGCATTTATTGCATAACAAAAATAGTCAGGAGCTTAAGGTTAAGATGCTTTTTGAGTATGCAGGACTTAAAAGCATTGAGCAGGTGCATAATTTCATTACAAAATATATGAATGAGCCTGTTGAAAAATTTTTTGCCGACCATAATTTTTCTGCAAATGAGTTTCATTCACATTCCTTGTATGAAGGAGTTACTTTGCTTATAAATTGTTTTGATTTATCAAGAAAATCAGATGCTTACCTCACGCATTTTCTGGATTTGATATTTGATTTTAAAAATACACACAAGGGCGGATTATCGGAATTCTTAACATTTTGGGAAGAAGAGAAAGAAAAGTTAAGCATAAGTCTTCCGGAAGGTTTGAACGCAATTACCATAATGACCGTCCACAAAAGTAAAGGTTTGTCGGCTCCTGTTATTATTTACGCTTTCGCAGATAGTAAACTCATCGAATCGCGTAACGAAACGATTTGGTATCCTGTATCGAGCAAGGATTTCAACGGATTTGAAACGCTTTTGGTACAAAGTAGCAAATCTCTTGTAAATTTCGAGCCAAAAGCAGAAGAAATCATTCGTCAGCATCACGAGCAACATTTATTAGATCAGATTAACGTTCTTTATGTAGCGATGACACGTCCGGAATCTTTTTTATATGTAATCACATCTTTGCCAAAGGCTGCTGAAAAGAAAAACACGGAGTCCGATACAAAATCCGAAACCTATGGTTCTCTTTTTAAAAGTTTTATCGAAGAGAAAGGGCAATGGAATGATGATTTCTTAAAATACGAATTCGGAAGTCCTGTTTTTCCTGTTAAAGACAAAAAACAAACATCAACCACAGAGGGATTAATTTATTTTCAAAAGGGTTGGGCAACACCTAATTACAAAATTGCTACGGGAGCTTCTCTTCTTTGGGATACTTCTCGAAAAGAATCTATTGAGAAAGGAAACTTAATGCACGAGCTTCTGGCAAAAGTTGTTTATCATTATGATTTGGAACCTGTCTTAAAAAATGCTTTGGCTGAAGGTATCCTAACCGATGAGCAGTATAAAATTGTTCTGCAACAACTTTTAAAATTAATACAAGATGAAAAAATTAGTGAGTACTTTTCTGAAAATTACACCTACTTCATTGAAAAAGAATTCATTGATAAATCAGGAAAATTCTTCCGCCCTGACCGAATTGCATTCAATCCGATAAACAAACAAGCTGTAATCATTGATTATAAAACAGGAAAACCCAACGAAAAGCATCATTTACAAATGCAAACCTACGCCAACATCCTTTCCGATTTAGGTTGGGAAGTTATCGGCAAATATTTAATTTATTTAGATGAAGATAAAATAGTAAAGAGTTAA
- a CDS encoding uroporphyrinogen-III synthase gives MKVKTILVSQPEPKMEGSPYAQIIENQKVKIDFIPFIKVEGMTAKDIRMQKIDLTKFSAIILTSRKSVDHYFRIAEEMRFKVPDTMKYFCQSETIAFYLQKYITYRKRKIYVGKKEFSDLLPILKKYKDENFLFPGSETQKPEITKSLNDLKIKWERAVFYKTVHCDLSGIKDFKYDILAFFSPAGIESLFKNFPDFSQKKTRIAVYGDSTLKAAEEAGLVIDIKAPSPETPSMTMALEQYISKVNGKK, from the coding sequence ATGAAAGTAAAAACAATTTTAGTTTCACAACCGGAACCTAAAATGGAAGGTTCACCTTACGCTCAAATTATTGAAAACCAAAAAGTCAAAATAGATTTTATTCCTTTTATCAAGGTTGAAGGAATGACTGCCAAAGACATTCGTATGCAGAAAATCGATTTGACAAAATTCTCTGCTATCATTTTAACCAGCAGAAAATCAGTAGATCATTATTTCAGAATTGCGGAGGAAATGCGTTTTAAAGTTCCTGATACGATGAAATATTTTTGCCAATCCGAAACGATTGCATTCTATCTGCAAAAATACATAACTTACAGAAAAAGAAAAATATACGTAGGTAAAAAAGAATTTTCGGACTTGTTGCCTATACTAAAAAAATACAAAGACGAAAATTTCCTATTTCCAGGTTCAGAAACACAAAAACCTGAAATTACAAAATCACTGAATGACCTAAAAATCAAATGGGAAAGAGCTGTTTTCTACAAAACTGTTCATTGCGATTTGTCGGGAATAAAAGATTTTAAATATGATATTTTGGCTTTTTTCAGCCCGGCGGGAATTGAATCTTTATTCAAGAACTTCCCTGATTTCAGCCAAAAAAAGACGCGAATTGCTGTATATGGCGACTCCACATTAAAAGCGGCAGAGGAAGCTGGACTTGTTATCGACATAAAAGCTCCGTCGCCTGAAACTCCGTCAATGACAATGGCTTTGGAACAATACATCAGCAAAGTAAACGGAAAAAAATAG
- a CDS encoding DUF4296 domain-containing protein, with protein sequence MKLKYFYIILALLLTSCGENIISKPEKLLSEKEMEGLMYDLAVFDAIKSVDYQLMDTINFNIDEVIYKKHGIDSLSFVENMIYYASFPKKYDSIIKRVDARLQKERDKFSEKSHQTEKIPSDDEIPVIDSLENIEPIN encoded by the coding sequence ATGAAATTAAAGTATTTTTACATCATACTTGCACTTTTATTAACATCGTGCGGAGAAAATATAATCTCCAAGCCAGAAAAATTGCTTTCTGAAAAGGAAATGGAGGGATTAATGTACGATTTAGCCGTATTTGATGCCATAAAAAGTGTAGATTATCAACTAATGGACACCATTAACTTCAACATTGATGAAGTTATTTACAAAAAACACGGAATAGACAGTCTTTCTTTTGTAGAAAATATGATTTACTACGCTTCTTTCCCTAAAAAATATGATAGCATCATAAAACGTGTAGATGCACGACTGCAAAAAGAACGCGACAAATTTTCAGAAAAATCGCATCAAACAGAGAAAATCCCTTCCGATGATGAAATTCCGGTTATTGACTCATTGGAAAACATCGAACCTATAAATTAG